A single region of the Xenopus laevis strain J_2021 chromosome 4L, Xenopus_laevis_v10.1, whole genome shotgun sequence genome encodes:
- the LOC121403155 gene encoding protein kinase C delta type-like — MEKRQRGVRISPLDVHNYDFHSILGQGGFGKVMLATFANRKLAVKVIKKNPECNYNSIRIEASVLMMPHLNPFLCQGYSTFQTQHHVFMVMDYLSGGSLEHHLDYYGSLEPETVLFHSAEIVCGLEFLHSCGIVHRDLKPANILLDQDGHVKISDFGLAVPKMFGDKTIGGRAGTLGYMAPEVLQRKRYNAAVDWFSVGIIICQMASGDSPFYEGNNREKIISSTINDEPRIPRWLNEDMKDLLRKLLEKDPNKRLGDGNIKHHPFFSSINWVELENKTLPPHFQLRAAQARPCGKCRLGQKSLLHSVSTMNSANNGSCSLGHLLSMNPYCVTDPHPMVLLFSLVYEL; from the exons ATGGAGAAGAGACAACGAG GAGTTAGAATTAGCCCACTGGATGTCCACAACTACGACTTCCATTCCATTCTTGGACAAGGAGGATTCGGCAAA GTTATGTTGGCTACATTTGCCAACCGGAAACTGGCTGTGAAGGTTATCAAGAAGAATCCTGAATGCAATTACAACAGCATCCGGATAGAGGCCAGTGTGCTCATGATGCCTCATCTGAACCCATTCCTTTGCCAAGGCTATTCTACTTTTCAAACTCAG CATCATGTTTTCATGGTGATGGACTACCTCAGTGGAGGAAGCCTTGAACATCACCTGGATTACTACGGGAGCCTGGAGCCAGAGACAGTGCT tttCCATTCAGCGGAGATTGTGTGCGGCCTGGAGTTCCTGCACAGCTGCGGCATTGTTCATCG AGATCTCAAGCCTGCCAACATCCTGCTAGACCAAGATGGCCATGTCAAAATATCTGACTTTGGCCTGGCAGTTCCAAAAATGTTTGGCGACAAGACCATCGGAGGCCGGGCAGGGACACTGGGGTACATGGCTCCAGAG gTTCTGCAAAGGAAAAGATACAATGCTGCAGTGGATTGGTTTTCTGTTGGAATTATAATCTGTCAGATGGCCTCTGGGGACTCCCCCTTTTATGAAGGCAACAACAGGGAGAAGATCATCAGCTCTACCATCAATGATGAGCCCAGGATTCCACGTTGGCTGAATGAGGATATGAAAGATCTTCTGAGAAAG CTCCTAGAGAAGGATCCCAACAAACGTCTTGGGGATGGGAATATTAAACACCACCCATTCTTCTCTTCTATCAACTGGGTGGAGCTGGAAAATAAAACCCTACCACCCCATTTCCAGCTAAGAGCA GCACAAGCAAGGCCTTGTGGGAAATGCAGACTTGGCCAGAAGAGCTTACTTCATAGCGTCAGCACCATGAATTCTGCTAATAATGGTTCCTGTTCATTAGGCCATCTGCTGTCAATGAATCCCTACTGTGTTACTGATCCTCATCCCATGGTATTGCTTTTTAGCCTGGTCTATGAGCTTTGA